The stretch of DNA AAGATCAAACGCTTGATGGACCTGGGTTGCTACCGCGGCCTGCGTCATCGTAAAGGTCTGCCGGTTCGCGGTCAGCGCACCAAGACCAACGCACGCACCCGTAAGGGCCCGCGTAAGCCGATCCGCAAGTAATCGCCCAGGAATATAGACATGGCAAAACCTGCTGCTCGTCCTCGTAAGAAAGTCAAAAAGACAGTGGTTGATGGCATCGCCCACATCCACGCTTCTTTCAACAACACCATCGTGACCATCACCGATCGTCAGGGCAACGCATTGTCCTGGGCTACTTCCGGTGGTTCGGGTTTCCGTGGTTCGCGCAAATCCACCCCGTTCGCAGCCCAGATTGCTGCAGAGCGTGCTGGTCAAGCTGCGCTGGAATATGGTCTGAAGAACCTCGACGTCAACGTCAAGGGTCCAGGTCCAGGTCGTGAATCCGCCGTTCGTGCTTTGAACAGCTGCGGCTACAAGATCGCCAGCATCACCGACGTGACGCCAATCCCGCACAACGGGTGCCGTCCGCCGAAGAAGCGTCGCGTGTAATCAGGAGACAGAAGAATGGCACGTTACATTGGTCCAAAATGCAAACTGTCTCGTCGTGAAGGCACCGACCTGTTCCTGAAGAGCGGCGTTCGCGCTCTGGAATCGAAGTGCAACATCGAAGCAGCCCCAGGTATCCACGGCCAGCGCCGTGGCCGTCAGTCCGACTACGGTACCCAGCTGCGCGAGAAACAAAAAGTCCGTCGTATCTACGGTGTTCTGGAGCGTCAGTTCCGCGGTTACTACCAAGCTGCTGCCTCGAAAAAAGGCGCAACCGGTGAGAACCTGCTGCAACTGCTCGAGTGCCGTCTGGATAACGTCGTTTACCGTATGGGCTTCGGCTCGACTCGTTCCGAGTCCCGTCAGCTGGTTTCGCACAAAGCGATCAGCGTCAACGGTAAGACTGTAAACATTCCATCCTACCAAGTTCGTCCGGGTGACGTGGTCGCGGTTCGCGAGAAATCGCTGAGCCAGCTGCGCATTGTTCAAGCCCTTGAACTGTGCGCCCAGCGTGGCCGCGTTGAGTGGGTAGACGTTGATACTGCCAAGAAGTCGGGCGTTTTCAAGAACGTTCCAGCTCGTGGCGACCTGTCTGCCGACATCAACGAAAACCTGATTGTCGAGCTCTACTCCAAGTAAGGGCTAGAAAATAGGTGCATCCATGCAGATTTCGGTAAATGAGTTCCTGACTCCCCGCCATATTGATGTGCAGGTAGTCAGTCCGACCCGCGCCAAGATTACGCTCGAGCCTCTCGAGCGTGGTTTCGGCCATACCCTGGGCAACGCGCTGCGCCGCATCCTGTTGTCCTCCATGCCTGGCTGTGCAGTAGTCGAGGCCGAGATCGATGGCGTACTCCACGAGTACTCCGCGATCGAAGGTGTTCAGGAAGACGTAATTGAAATCCTGTTGAACCTGAAAGGCCTGGCTATCAAACTGCACGGTCGTGACGAAGTTACGCTGACCTTGTCGAAAAAGGGTTCGGGGGTGGTTAC from Pseudomonas putida encodes:
- the rpsK gene encoding 30S ribosomal protein S11; protein product: MAKPAARPRKKVKKTVVDGIAHIHASFNNTIVTITDRQGNALSWATSGGSGFRGSRKSTPFAAQIAAERAGQAALEYGLKNLDVNVKGPGPGRESAVRALNSCGYKIASITDVTPIPHNGCRPPKKRRV
- the rpsD gene encoding 30S ribosomal protein S4 — translated: MARYIGPKCKLSRREGTDLFLKSGVRALESKCNIEAAPGIHGQRRGRQSDYGTQLREKQKVRRIYGVLERQFRGYYQAAASKKGATGENLLQLLECRLDNVVYRMGFGSTRSESRQLVSHKAISVNGKTVNIPSYQVRPGDVVAVREKSLSQLRIVQALELCAQRGRVEWVDVDTAKKSGVFKNVPARGDLSADINENLIVELYSK